In Xyrauchen texanus isolate HMW12.3.18 chromosome 13, RBS_HiC_50CHRs, whole genome shotgun sequence, a single genomic region encodes these proteins:
- the LOC127654327 gene encoding eukaryotic translation initiation factor 4E transporter-like isoform X1, whose translation MDENGESMVDIVKDSSVTSAYRYTKEELLEIKELPISNERPECLSEKYDSDGVWDPEKWHASQYPSSENNCPAEGYKKDFTEDRVPLKRRIADPRERVKDDDLEVVLSPQRRSFGGGCQVAPTALPRRPISPLENKENESLRLGGSRRIGSGRIMASRVFERDPRLDKERERERDFKDKRFRRDFGDKRVFSERRRNDSYAEEEPEWFTGGPTSQSETIELIGFDDKILEDDKRRTKRSRKKPDLVKGVECNGVLSEDAGIVQESGADQEVPHAKVLPEQTSGDFDFNEFFNLEKTMPGLASMIEDVLGEGPVSASRFSRWFSSNLSPSGSRSSSLRSTPHEELERLAGLDPQTGSLSQGPSLYFTPIPSVERKEKVDIMELLHKANIDLKPLLSSLNVNKARLKESTNSGVVLSLEEVEGGLKALKVQPEPTLSLPQRQLSGGGGTPFMAEHLEEALTGGTGCAPRSQDPDMSAFNKLVSCMKASGTLPTHPKASGSNLQQQSVDPALVPLPEAQVPASQQKNFFQELMVASHGPVPGLIHHRTSPSLFPHRPPMQDFYHGMPSATGFPAGPQMALDQLQNLHRVRATSQQMSALHMGVDHTNLEALFQQDLAALNRQRYQQGYNEQAHEKAYRNRPPQMNRSPGPHQPGWSSPGNAVTSVLSPSFTPTSVIKKMYESKEKIRDDPVSRREGKEETVNFHNSQEDGPASPSSFLEDVDTSGQIHGVKVCSTPVSAHSRHSKDPDRPRPPSTTGHHTPTMVSPGPYSPLPRPQLYPVPLLPHVPLVRPPPQLHPGVMQRMLAQGIQPQQLGPTLLQTGMFPQAVDLSQLQGLPPALLGQPLYPLGAIGHPLMAPRAAGPHMQLAVMQQQLQQQQRPNLHVGPSGGPQSQSHGPHRTNHSQRRGCSPPLGLAKWFGSDVLQQPLPSMPSKVISVDELEFRP comes from the exons ATGGACGAAAATGGTGAGAGCATGGTGGACATTGTGAAGGACTCTTCAGTAACCTCTGCCTATAGATATACTAAG GAAGAGCTTTTGGAAATCAAAGAATTGCCCATATCCAATGAGAGGCCAGAGTGTCTTTCAGAGAAATATGACAG TGATGGAGTCTGGGACCCTGAAAAATGGCATGCCTCACAATACCCCTCTTCCGAAAACAACTGTCCAGCGGAAGGATACAAGAAAGATTTTACAGAGGACAGAGTTCCACTAAAACGCAGAATTGCAG ATCCTCGGGAACGTGTAAAAGATGATGATCTGGAGGTTGTTCTTAGTCCGCAGCGTCGAAGCTTTGGTGGTGGTTGTCAAGTAGCACCCACTGCCCTCCCTCGCCGTCCCATCAGCCCACTGGAGAACAAAGAAAACGAATCGCTCCGTCTGGGGGGCTCACGCCGCATAGGGAGCGGCCGTATTATGGCATCACGTGTATTTGAAAGAGACCCACGTCTTGACAAGGAAAGGGAGCGAGAGCGAGACTTTAAGGACAAGAGATTTAGG AGAGACTTCGGGGACAAAAGAGTGTTCAGTGAGAGGAGAAGAAATGACTCGTATGCAGAAGAGGAGCCAGAGTGGTTCACTGGTGGACCCACTAGTCAGTCAGAAACAATTGAGCTCATTGGCTTTGATGACAAGATCTTGGAGGATGACAAACGAAGGACCAAACGCTCCAGAAAGAAGCCAGATTTGGTTAAAGGCG TTGAATGTAATGGCGTGCTATCTGAGGATGCTGGGATAGTTCAAGAGTCAGGAGCTGATCAAGAGGTTCCACATGCCAAAGTTCTTCCTGAGCAAACATCTGGAGATTTTGACTTCAATGAGTTCTTCAATCTAGAGAAGACCATGCCTGGCCTGGCTTCG ATGATTGAAGATGTTCTTGGTGAGGGTCCAGTCTCAGCTAGCCGTTTCAGCCGCTGGTTTTCCAGTAACTTGAGTCCCTCCGGCAGCCGTTCCAGCAGTCTACGCTCCACCCCTCACGAGGAGCTGGAGAGACTTGCAG GTCTCGATCCTCAAACTGGATCTCTGAGTCAGGGCCCCTCCCTATATTTTACACCCATCCCTTCAGTGGAACGTAAAGAAAAGGTGGATATAATGGAGCTGCTTCATAAAGCAAATATCGACCTGAAACCTCTTCTGtccagcctgaatgtcaataagGCTCGCCTAAAGGAGAGCA CGAACTCCGGGGTGGTGTTGTCTCTGGAGGAAGTAGAGGGAGGTCTGAAAGCTTTGAAGGTGCAGCCTGAACCGACTCTGTCACTACCTCAAAGGCAGCTGAGTGGAGGGGGAGGAACTCCCTTTATGGCAGAACACCTGGAGGAGGCTCTTACTGGTGGAACTGGGTGTGCACCAAGATCACAAGACCCTGACATGTCTGCATTTAACAAGTTAGTGAGCTGCATGAAGGCAAGTGGAACCCTGCCCACCCACCCCAAAGCCAGCGGGAGCAAT TTACAGCAACAGTCAGTGGATCCTGCTCTTGTGCCCTTACCTGAGGCTCAAGTACCTGCCTCTCAACAGAAAAACTTCTTTCAG GAGTTGATGGTTGCCTCTCATGGCCCTGTTCCTGGCCTCATACACCACCGCACCTCACCCTCACTCTTCCCACATAGACCTCCTATGCAGGATTTTTACCATGGCATGCCTTCTGCAACAG GGTTCCCTGCTGGACCACAGATGGCGTTGGATCAACTTCAAAACTTGCATAGAGTCAGGGCCACTTCACAGCAG ATGAGCGCTTTGCACATGGGAGTGGACCACACCAATCTGGAAGCTTTGTTCCAGCAAGATCTGGCAGCACTTAACCGGCAACGGTACCAACAAGGATACAACGAACAGGCTCATGAGAAGGCCTATCGCAACAG ACCACCTCAGATGAACCGTTCTCCTGGGCCTCACCAGCCTGGATGGAGCTCACCTGGCAATGCAGTTACTAGTGTG CTGTCTCCGTCCTTCACTCCCACCTCTGTGATCAAGAAGATGTACGAGTCAAAAGAGAAAATTCGAGATGATCCTGTGAGCAGACGAGAGGGCAAAGAAGAGACTGTGAACTTTCATAACTCACAGGAGG ATGGGCCTGCATCACCCAGTTCCTTTCTGGAAGATGTGGACACCAGTGGTCAGATTCATGGAGTAAAGGTGTGCTCCACCCCAGTCTCTGCACACAGTCGTCATAGTAAAGATCCAGACCGTCCCAGACCTCCTTCCACAACAGGCCACCACACTCCCACCATGGTTTCCCCAGGACCCTATTCTCCCTTACCTAGACCCCAGCTGTATCCAGTCCCTCTGCTTCCCCACGTCCCCTTGGTCAGACCTCCTCCACAGCTTCACCCTGGTGTAATGCAGAGAATGCTGGCTCAGGGCATCCAGCCTCAGCAGCTTGGCCCAACATTGTTACAGACAG GAATGTTCCCTCAGGCTGTAGACCTGTCTCAGCTGCAGGGTCTTCCTCCAGCACTCTTAGGGCAGCCTTTGTATCCACTTGGTGCTATCGGGCATCCACTCATGGCCCCTAGGGCTGCAGGACCACACATGCAGTTAGCAGTCATGCAGCAACAGCTTCAACAACAGCAGAGACCCA ATCTGCATGTAGGTCCATCAGGTGGCCCCCAGTCACAGAGTCACGGTCCACATCGGACGAACCATTCTCAGCGAAGAGGGTGTAGCCCTCCTCTCGGCCTGGCCAAGTGGTTTGGGTCTGACGTGCtgcaacagcccctcccttcCATGCCTTCTAAAGTAATCAGTGTTGATGAGCTTGAGTTCCGCCCGTGA
- the LOC127654327 gene encoding eukaryotic translation initiation factor 4E transporter-like isoform X2, with translation MDENGESMVDIVKDSSVTSAYRYTKEELLEIKELPISNERPECLSEKYDSDGVWDPEKWHASQYPSSENNCPAEGYKKDFTEDRVPLKRRIADPRERVKDDDLEVVLSPQRRSFGGGCQVAPTALPRRPISPLENKENESLRLGGSRRIGSGRIMASRVFERDPRLDKERERERDFKDKRFRRDFGDKRVFSERRRNDSYAEEEPEWFTGGPTSQSETIELIGFDDKILEDDKRRTKRSRKKPDLVKGVECNGVLSEDAGIVQESGADQEVPHAKVLPEQTSGDFDFNEFFNLEKTMPGLASLQQQSVDPALVPLPEAQVPASQQKNFFQELMVASHGPVPGLIHHRTSPSLFPHRPPMQDFYHGMPSATGFPAGPQMALDQLQNLHRVRATSQQMSALHMGVDHTNLEALFQQDLAALNRQRYQQGYNEQAHEKAYRNRPPQMNRSPGPHQPGWSSPGNAVTSVLSPSFTPTSVIKKMYESKEKIRDDPVSRREGKEETVNFHNSQEDGPASPSSFLEDVDTSGQIHGVKVCSTPVSAHSRHSKDPDRPRPPSTTGHHTPTMVSPGPYSPLPRPQLYPVPLLPHVPLVRPPPQLHPGVMQRMLAQGIQPQQLGPTLLQTGMFPQAVDLSQLQGLPPALLGQPLYPLGAIGHPLMAPRAAGPHMQLAVMQQQLQQQQRPNLHVGPSGGPQSQSHGPHRTNHSQRRGCSPPLGLAKWFGSDVLQQPLPSMPSKVISVDELEFRP, from the exons ATGGACGAAAATGGTGAGAGCATGGTGGACATTGTGAAGGACTCTTCAGTAACCTCTGCCTATAGATATACTAAG GAAGAGCTTTTGGAAATCAAAGAATTGCCCATATCCAATGAGAGGCCAGAGTGTCTTTCAGAGAAATATGACAG TGATGGAGTCTGGGACCCTGAAAAATGGCATGCCTCACAATACCCCTCTTCCGAAAACAACTGTCCAGCGGAAGGATACAAGAAAGATTTTACAGAGGACAGAGTTCCACTAAAACGCAGAATTGCAG ATCCTCGGGAACGTGTAAAAGATGATGATCTGGAGGTTGTTCTTAGTCCGCAGCGTCGAAGCTTTGGTGGTGGTTGTCAAGTAGCACCCACTGCCCTCCCTCGCCGTCCCATCAGCCCACTGGAGAACAAAGAAAACGAATCGCTCCGTCTGGGGGGCTCACGCCGCATAGGGAGCGGCCGTATTATGGCATCACGTGTATTTGAAAGAGACCCACGTCTTGACAAGGAAAGGGAGCGAGAGCGAGACTTTAAGGACAAGAGATTTAGG AGAGACTTCGGGGACAAAAGAGTGTTCAGTGAGAGGAGAAGAAATGACTCGTATGCAGAAGAGGAGCCAGAGTGGTTCACTGGTGGACCCACTAGTCAGTCAGAAACAATTGAGCTCATTGGCTTTGATGACAAGATCTTGGAGGATGACAAACGAAGGACCAAACGCTCCAGAAAGAAGCCAGATTTGGTTAAAGGCG TTGAATGTAATGGCGTGCTATCTGAGGATGCTGGGATAGTTCAAGAGTCAGGAGCTGATCAAGAGGTTCCACATGCCAAAGTTCTTCCTGAGCAAACATCTGGAGATTTTGACTTCAATGAGTTCTTCAATCTAGAGAAGACCATGCCTGGCCTGGCTTCG TTACAGCAACAGTCAGTGGATCCTGCTCTTGTGCCCTTACCTGAGGCTCAAGTACCTGCCTCTCAACAGAAAAACTTCTTTCAG GAGTTGATGGTTGCCTCTCATGGCCCTGTTCCTGGCCTCATACACCACCGCACCTCACCCTCACTCTTCCCACATAGACCTCCTATGCAGGATTTTTACCATGGCATGCCTTCTGCAACAG GGTTCCCTGCTGGACCACAGATGGCGTTGGATCAACTTCAAAACTTGCATAGAGTCAGGGCCACTTCACAGCAG ATGAGCGCTTTGCACATGGGAGTGGACCACACCAATCTGGAAGCTTTGTTCCAGCAAGATCTGGCAGCACTTAACCGGCAACGGTACCAACAAGGATACAACGAACAGGCTCATGAGAAGGCCTATCGCAACAG ACCACCTCAGATGAACCGTTCTCCTGGGCCTCACCAGCCTGGATGGAGCTCACCTGGCAATGCAGTTACTAGTGTG CTGTCTCCGTCCTTCACTCCCACCTCTGTGATCAAGAAGATGTACGAGTCAAAAGAGAAAATTCGAGATGATCCTGTGAGCAGACGAGAGGGCAAAGAAGAGACTGTGAACTTTCATAACTCACAGGAGG ATGGGCCTGCATCACCCAGTTCCTTTCTGGAAGATGTGGACACCAGTGGTCAGATTCATGGAGTAAAGGTGTGCTCCACCCCAGTCTCTGCACACAGTCGTCATAGTAAAGATCCAGACCGTCCCAGACCTCCTTCCACAACAGGCCACCACACTCCCACCATGGTTTCCCCAGGACCCTATTCTCCCTTACCTAGACCCCAGCTGTATCCAGTCCCTCTGCTTCCCCACGTCCCCTTGGTCAGACCTCCTCCACAGCTTCACCCTGGTGTAATGCAGAGAATGCTGGCTCAGGGCATCCAGCCTCAGCAGCTTGGCCCAACATTGTTACAGACAG GAATGTTCCCTCAGGCTGTAGACCTGTCTCAGCTGCAGGGTCTTCCTCCAGCACTCTTAGGGCAGCCTTTGTATCCACTTGGTGCTATCGGGCATCCACTCATGGCCCCTAGGGCTGCAGGACCACACATGCAGTTAGCAGTCATGCAGCAACAGCTTCAACAACAGCAGAGACCCA ATCTGCATGTAGGTCCATCAGGTGGCCCCCAGTCACAGAGTCACGGTCCACATCGGACGAACCATTCTCAGCGAAGAGGGTGTAGCCCTCCTCTCGGCCTGGCCAAGTGGTTTGGGTCTGACGTGCtgcaacagcccctcccttcCATGCCTTCTAAAGTAATCAGTGTTGATGAGCTTGAGTTCCGCCCGTGA